One window from the genome of Phycisphaerales bacterium encodes:
- a CDS encoding GC-type dockerin domain-anchored protein has translation MNRTLATILVAAAIAPASLADTIFETTDPFGSPFGLIGFDVFTNQSVAVRFVPDQDYRLTSVSAYFMSNAAVPLDRPVRLSVQTDLAVGDAFIPSGDELEVMDLFVTAIGWDPQLDTAVASGDTLLEAGQAYWIVAESDYPGAENPVWNWATGVTGYTSTTRFDTGEWQPGGTGATVSVFVEGEPDAGCRADLDGDGELTIFDFLAFQNLFDAGDPLADFDGDGELTLFDFLAFQNEFDAGCS, from the coding sequence ATGAACCGCACGCTCGCCACGATCCTCGTCGCCGCCGCGATCGCCCCCGCCAGCCTGGCCGACACCATCTTCGAGACCACCGACCCGTTCGGCAGCCCCTTCGGCCTGATCGGCTTCGACGTGTTTACGAACCAATCGGTCGCCGTCCGCTTCGTGCCCGACCAGGACTACCGGCTCACGAGCGTCTCGGCCTACTTCATGAGCAACGCCGCCGTGCCGCTCGACCGCCCCGTGCGGCTGAGCGTGCAGACCGACCTGGCCGTCGGCGACGCGTTCATTCCCTCGGGCGACGAGCTCGAGGTCATGGACCTCTTCGTCACCGCGATCGGCTGGGACCCGCAGCTCGACACCGCCGTCGCCAGCGGCGACACGCTGCTCGAGGCCGGGCAGGCGTACTGGATCGTCGCCGAGAGCGACTACCCGGGCGCCGAGAACCCGGTGTGGAACTGGGCCACCGGCGTCACGGGCTACACCTCGACCACGCGCTTCGACACGGGCGAGTGGCAGCCCGGCGGCACCGGCGCCACGGTCAGCGTGTTCGTCGAGGGCGAGCCCGACGCGGGCTGCCGGGCCGACCTCGACGGCGACGGCGAGCTCACGATCTTCGACTTCCTCGCCTTCCAGAACCTGTTCGACGCGGGCGACCCGCTGGCCGACTTCGATGGCGACGGCGAATTGACGCTGTTCGACTTCCTGGCCTTCCAGAACGAGTTCGACGCCGGCTGCAGCTGA
- a CDS encoding GC-type dockerin domain-anchored protein, whose protein sequence is MTKTIIALCGIAIASTATAQETLSAVANPTGTIRVDGPRGGSGGDRFFNVQGTVSGGGTFDSYGVARWDLSGVRAEFDTLFPGGWEVTGLALELTQDNAAFSNDGFLAVYYSVDDTADIKTALSDLFFPFFDMGDPQLELGDPDPILSFLYFETATGDIDRYDQAGGPGGASEALELIDALKADIESDDFLTLVFVDDMDDNVSATYRGQDAFEGREGPKLFITAEGDGGTGCRADLDGDGDLTIFDFLQFQNLFDAGDLTADFDGDGELTIFDFLAFQNEFDAGC, encoded by the coding sequence ATGACCAAGACGATCATCGCACTCTGCGGCATCGCCATTGCCTCGACCGCCACGGCCCAGGAGACCCTCTCCGCCGTGGCCAACCCCACCGGCACCATCCGCGTCGACGGCCCCCGCGGCGGGAGCGGCGGTGACCGCTTCTTCAACGTGCAGGGCACCGTCAGCGGCGGCGGCACCTTCGACTCCTACGGCGTGGCCCGATGGGACCTTTCGGGCGTCCGCGCCGAATTCGATACCTTGTTCCCGGGTGGATGGGAGGTCACCGGCCTCGCCCTCGAGCTCACCCAGGACAACGCCGCGTTCAGCAACGACGGCTTCCTGGCCGTCTATTACTCGGTCGACGACACCGCAGACATCAAGACGGCCCTGAGCGACCTGTTCTTCCCGTTCTTCGACATGGGCGATCCGCAGCTCGAACTCGGCGATCCTGACCCCATCCTGAGCTTCCTGTACTTCGAGACCGCGACCGGCGACATCGACCGCTACGACCAGGCCGGCGGCCCGGGCGGCGCGAGCGAGGCACTCGAGCTCATCGACGCGCTCAAGGCCGACATCGAGTCCGACGACTTCCTGACCCTCGTCTTCGTCGACGACATGGACGACAACGTCTCGGCCACCTATCGCGGCCAGGACGCCTTCGAGGGCCGCGAGGGTCCCAAGCTCTTCATCACGGCCGAGGGTGATGGCGGCACCGGCTGCCGGGCCGACCTGGACGGCGACGGCGACCTGACCATCTTCGACTTCCTGCAGTTCCAGAACCTGTTCGACGCCGGCGACCTGACGGCCGACTTCGACGGCGACGGCGAACTGACGATCTTCGACTTCCTGGCCTTCCAGAACGAATTCGACGCCGGCTGCTGA
- a CDS encoding GC-type dockerin domain-anchored protein, with translation MQKKFAFASIAVAGLATAASAQDVRLDHNTEDFLVTAGSGIACATDGSTGPQTTTDNFWSRSFDLAAFGGVDGFTAETVEFGIESLRLPTLIETEITVNLYQIPEGSPPIAGGTLIGSASMTSGDRALEVITMDISGSADAGTAVMVEVESEDLLTLAGAALGDVFFIGGNSFGQTAPSYVASPIGCGLPDPADVAGFGFPDAHFIIIANGQNGGGTGCRVDLDGDGELTLFDFLTFSNLFDAGDLTADFDGDGVLTLFDFLTFSNEFDAGC, from the coding sequence ATGCAGAAGAAGTTTGCTTTCGCTTCGATCGCCGTCGCTGGTCTCGCTACCGCCGCGAGCGCCCAAGACGTCCGCCTGGACCACAACACCGAGGACTTCCTCGTGACGGCCGGCTCGGGCATCGCGTGCGCCACCGACGGCTCGACCGGCCCGCAGACCACCACGGACAACTTCTGGTCGCGTAGCTTCGACCTGGCCGCCTTCGGCGGCGTGGACGGCTTCACGGCCGAGACCGTCGAGTTCGGCATCGAGAGCCTCCGTCTTCCGACGCTGATCGAGACCGAGATCACCGTCAACCTGTACCAGATCCCGGAGGGCAGCCCGCCCATCGCCGGTGGTACGCTCATCGGTAGCGCCAGCATGACCAGCGGCGATCGCGCCCTCGAGGTCATCACCATGGACATCTCCGGCAGCGCCGACGCCGGCACGGCCGTGATGGTCGAGGTCGAGTCCGAGGATCTGCTGACCCTCGCCGGCGCCGCCCTCGGCGACGTGTTCTTCATCGGTGGCAACAGCTTCGGCCAGACCGCGCCGAGCTACGTGGCGTCGCCCATCGGTTGCGGCCTGCCCGACCCGGCCGACGTTGCCGGCTTCGGCTTCCCGGACGCCCACTTCATCATCATCGCCAACGGCCAGAACGGCGGCGGCACCGGCTGCCGCGTCGACCTCGACGGCGATGGCGAGCTGACGCTGTTCGACTTCCTCACCTTCTCGAACCTGTTCGACGCCGGCGATCTGACCGCCGACTTCGACGGCGACGGCGTCCTGACGCTGTTCGACTTCCTGACCTTCTCGAACGAGTTCGACGCCGGCTGCTAA
- a CDS encoding Mrp/NBP35 family ATP-binding protein, with amino-acid sequence MAISEEQIRRWLKAVKASNDQADLVAANRLEWVSVLEDAVAVKLHIPEIADDARAMEAIAAACLEATRQGAVRAGERVRSLRVRFVDRDGGVVRESSFEASPKGALRPAGGAPAEAKSPPTAKAEAGPAIPGVAHTIAVGAGKGGVGKSTIAANIAVGLARRGHATGLLDGDIYGPSLPTLMGLGGMEPNVLDGRFQPFLTHGVKSMTVGKLVEADKPLIWRGPMAHGAFKQLTEKTQWGELDHLIIDLPPGTGDVPLTMAQNLELTGAVIVCTPQRVAQDDAVRAVKMFEQLGVDVLGVVENMSVFVAPDGKEYDIFGRGGAQQMAQRLGLPFLGALPITMDLRANSDAGDPTSNFEGEGDAQRQWQKRFNELLNNLESQLALASVRHAKGTPSLTIR; translated from the coding sequence ATGGCGATATCCGAGGAACAAATACGACGGTGGCTCAAGGCCGTCAAGGCTTCGAACGACCAGGCAGATCTCGTGGCGGCCAATCGGCTCGAGTGGGTCTCCGTGCTCGAGGATGCGGTGGCGGTGAAGCTGCACATCCCCGAGATAGCCGACGATGCGCGCGCCATGGAGGCTATCGCCGCGGCGTGCCTCGAGGCCACCCGCCAAGGAGCCGTGCGTGCAGGAGAGCGCGTTCGATCGCTTCGGGTGCGGTTCGTCGATCGCGACGGGGGCGTGGTGCGCGAGAGCTCGTTCGAGGCGTCGCCCAAGGGCGCTCTTCGACCCGCAGGCGGCGCTCCCGCCGAAGCCAAGTCGCCTCCGACGGCGAAAGCCGAGGCGGGGCCCGCGATCCCGGGCGTCGCACACACGATCGCCGTCGGCGCGGGCAAGGGCGGCGTGGGCAAGAGCACGATCGCAGCCAACATCGCGGTCGGCCTCGCGCGCCGAGGGCATGCCACGGGCCTGCTCGACGGCGACATCTACGGCCCGAGCCTGCCCACGCTCATGGGCCTGGGCGGCATGGAGCCCAACGTGCTCGACGGCCGGTTCCAGCCGTTCCTGACGCACGGCGTGAAGTCGATGACGGTCGGCAAGCTCGTCGAGGCGGACAAGCCCCTGATCTGGCGCGGCCCGATGGCCCACGGTGCGTTCAAGCAGCTCACCGAGAAGACGCAGTGGGGCGAGCTCGACCACCTCATCATCGACCTGCCGCCGGGCACGGGCGACGTGCCGCTGACGATGGCCCAGAACCTCGAGCTCACGGGCGCCGTCATCGTCTGTACGCCGCAACGCGTTGCGCAGGACGACGCCGTGCGAGCCGTCAAGATGTTCGAGCAGCTCGGCGTCGACGTGCTGGGTGTCGTCGAGAACATGAGCGTCTTCGTGGCGCCTGATGGGAAGGAGTACGACATCTTCGGACGTGGGGGCGCTCAGCAGATGGCCCAGCGTCTCGGCTTGCCCTTCCTCGGGGCCCTTCCCATCACGATGGACCTTCGCGCCAACAGCGATGCGGGCGATCCGACCTCCAACTTCGAGGGCGAGGGCGACGCACAGCGGCAGTGGCAGAAGCGGTTCAACGAGCTACTGAACAACCTCGAGAGCCAGCTCGCCCTGGCCTCGGTCCGTCACGCGAAGGGCACGCCGTCTCTGACGATCCGCTGA
- a CDS encoding sulfotransferase domain-containing protein: protein MKLPSFLIIGAQKSGTTTLYRDLLTQPGVFFPYIKEPTCLGDDRVLTPEGLAEYADLYKPSNESDVRGDASTGYARHPRFQGVPDRAMRVLGPDIKLVYIIREPVSRIVSQHHHFATNVECSATVDEFFRLNEHHCVEFTRYAMQLGLWLDHYPMSSVRVLIFEEYTKRRREVIEELAPFLGFTPTPDLVNPESKFNAAADRSSDRGLVMRVQRSKLYGRLRPLMTPATRDTLRRWFAPKSPPPPPPPSAETVDAILESLEADQREMATLLGRPYPIWDPKSVREKYERLRSAAASA, encoded by the coding sequence GTGAAGCTGCCTTCCTTTCTCATCATCGGCGCGCAGAAGTCGGGCACGACCACCCTGTACCGCGACCTGTTGACCCAGCCCGGCGTGTTCTTCCCGTACATCAAGGAACCAACGTGCCTCGGCGACGATCGCGTCCTGACGCCCGAGGGCCTGGCCGAGTACGCCGATCTGTACAAGCCATCGAACGAGTCCGATGTTCGCGGCGATGCTTCGACCGGCTATGCGCGGCATCCCAGGTTCCAAGGCGTGCCCGACCGCGCCATGCGTGTGCTCGGCCCGGACATCAAGCTCGTCTACATCATCCGCGAACCCGTGAGCCGCATCGTCAGCCAGCACCACCACTTCGCGACGAACGTCGAGTGTTCCGCGACGGTCGACGAGTTCTTCCGCCTCAACGAGCACCACTGCGTCGAGTTCACCCGCTACGCGATGCAACTCGGGCTGTGGCTGGACCACTACCCAATGAGCAGCGTGCGCGTCTTGATCTTCGAGGAGTACACCAAGCGGCGTCGCGAGGTCATCGAAGAACTCGCGCCCTTCCTCGGCTTCACGCCGACGCCCGACCTGGTCAATCCAGAGTCGAAATTCAACGCCGCCGCCGATCGGTCGAGCGATCGCGGCCTGGTGATGCGCGTCCAGCGATCGAAGCTCTACGGCCGACTCCGGCCGCTCATGACGCCAGCCACCCGAGACACGCTGCGACGTTGGTTTGCGCCAAAGTCGCCGCCGCCCCCTCCGCCGCCCTCTGCAGAGACGGTCGACGCCATCCTGGAATCGCTGGAGGCCGACCAGCGCGAGATGGCCACACTACTGGGCCGCCCATACCCGATCTGGGATCCCAAGTCGGTCCGGGAGAAGTACGAGCGACTGCGATCCGCCGCCGCATCTGCCTGA
- a CDS encoding glycosyltransferase — MHLAGTLDPAAGGPPVVAARLAAAQASLGNTVKIAAYRGDAAGMERAEGLLKETPNGHLVDVVWMPEPSRVERLTGRAAAKQLGAEFDAGTDVLHCHGMWEPVLPATAAQAMQRGIPFVVMPHGMLDPYTLSISKRKKQLAMATTHRAYVRKPMLYHMLNADEAELARPIIGEQDVRVIPNGIFLDEVDAAPPVGEFRKERPELGQSPYVLFLGRLTHKKGLDILAPAFAKVAASMADVRLVVAGPDDGMRAPFEAEVRAAGIADRVHVVGPIYGASKYAAMRDAAVFCLPSRQEGFSIAITEALALGVPVVVTRACHFPEVSEVGAGIETELDADDVADALRRVLGDSGRASEMGDAGATLVRERFTWPEVARQTLEAYKDGLMRVAP; from the coding sequence ATGCATCTGGCCGGTACGCTCGACCCCGCGGCCGGTGGCCCGCCCGTGGTCGCGGCGCGGCTTGCGGCGGCCCAGGCCAGCCTGGGCAACACCGTCAAGATCGCCGCATACCGCGGGGACGCGGCCGGCATGGAGCGGGCCGAGGGCCTGCTCAAGGAAACGCCCAACGGCCACCTGGTCGACGTCGTGTGGATGCCCGAGCCCTCGCGCGTCGAGCGTCTGACTGGGCGGGCCGCGGCGAAGCAGCTTGGCGCGGAGTTCGACGCCGGCACCGACGTCCTGCACTGCCACGGGATGTGGGAGCCGGTCTTGCCCGCGACCGCCGCCCAAGCCATGCAGCGCGGCATCCCGTTCGTCGTGATGCCGCACGGCATGCTCGATCCCTATACGCTCTCGATCAGCAAGCGCAAGAAGCAGCTGGCCATGGCGACGACGCACCGCGCCTACGTCCGCAAGCCCATGCTCTACCACATGCTCAACGCCGACGAGGCCGAGCTCGCCCGCCCGATCATCGGCGAGCAAGACGTTCGAGTGATTCCCAACGGCATCTTCCTCGACGAGGTCGACGCCGCGCCGCCCGTGGGCGAGTTCCGCAAGGAGCGTCCCGAGCTGGGCCAGTCGCCCTACGTCTTGTTCCTGGGGCGGCTCACGCACAAAAAGGGGCTGGACATCCTGGCCCCGGCGTTCGCCAAGGTCGCCGCGAGCATGGCCGACGTGCGGCTCGTGGTCGCCGGCCCCGACGACGGGATGCGTGCTCCGTTCGAGGCCGAAGTCCGGGCCGCCGGCATCGCCGACAGGGTGCACGTCGTCGGTCCCATCTACGGCGCGAGCAAGTACGCGGCCATGCGCGACGCGGCGGTGTTCTGTCTGCCCAGCCGCCAGGAGGGCTTCTCGATCGCCATTACCGAGGCGCTCGCGCTGGGCGTGCCGGTCGTCGTGACGCGCGCGTGCCACTTCCCAGAAGTCTCCGAGGTGGGCGCGGGCATCGAGACCGAGCTCGACGCGGACGACGTAGCCGACGCACTCCGTCGCGTGCTGGGCGACTCCGGCCGGGCCAGCGAGATGGGCGATGCCGGTGCAACGCTGGTGCGCGAGCGCTTTACGTGGCCCGAAGTGGCCCGCCAGACGCTCGAGGCCTACAAAGACGGCCTCATGCGAGTGGCCCCGTGA
- a CDS encoding glycosyltransferase family 2 protein, which produces MTSAPPAVKSETAPGKTHAWSGAAIVDAPHPDVDAARAKVEGLAALPGYPARGSAPVCALVPVKNEQANVVECLRRLQWCEQVTVIDSQSTDDTIALSQAMDAEVYQFHYDRTTGWPKKKNWALENVPWKHEWILIVDADEHITPELAQEIAAVVRGDRTPDRPGCGDGYWINRRFMFLGRWLKYGGWYPSWNLRLFRHPVGRYERIGNLGDTGSGDNEVHEHPVLLTGEAGYLEHDMEHYAYPDLSVWIEKHNRYTTWEAHALRAKDEGGVKPRLFGGSIERRRWLKKHGRKLPFRSVIRFLFDYVIRRGALDGYPGFVMAINMAWYEFMSNAKSREMQIQERIDARRREVDGGG; this is translated from the coding sequence ATGACCAGTGCTCCGCCGGCCGTCAAGAGCGAAACGGCGCCGGGCAAGACCCATGCCTGGTCGGGAGCGGCGATCGTCGATGCGCCCCATCCCGACGTCGACGCGGCACGCGCAAAGGTCGAAGGTCTCGCTGCGCTGCCCGGCTACCCCGCCCGGGGCTCGGCGCCCGTCTGCGCGCTCGTGCCCGTCAAGAACGAGCAGGCCAACGTCGTCGAGTGCCTGCGTCGCCTGCAATGGTGCGAGCAGGTCACGGTCATCGATAGCCAGTCGACCGACGACACCATCGCGCTCTCCCAGGCGATGGACGCCGAGGTCTACCAGTTCCACTACGACCGCACCACGGGCTGGCCCAAGAAGAAGAACTGGGCCCTCGAGAACGTCCCGTGGAAGCACGAGTGGATCCTCATCGTCGATGCCGACGAGCACATCACGCCCGAACTCGCACAAGAGATCGCCGCCGTCGTGCGCGGCGATCGCACGCCCGATCGACCGGGCTGCGGGGATGGGTACTGGATCAATCGCCGGTTCATGTTCCTCGGCCGGTGGCTCAAGTACGGCGGCTGGTACCCGAGCTGGAACCTCCGTCTCTTCCGCCACCCGGTCGGTCGCTACGAGCGGATCGGCAACCTGGGCGATACTGGCTCGGGAGACAACGAGGTGCACGAGCACCCCGTGCTCCTCACCGGCGAAGCCGGCTACCTGGAGCACGACATGGAGCACTACGCCTATCCCGATCTCTCGGTCTGGATCGAGAAGCACAACCGCTACACGACGTGGGAGGCCCACGCCCTGCGGGCCAAGGACGAGGGCGGCGTCAAGCCGCGGCTGTTCGGCGGCTCCATCGAGCGTCGCCGTTGGCTGAAGAAGCACGGACGGAAGCTGCCGTTCAGGTCTGTCATACGATTCCTCTTCGACTACGTCATCCGCCGCGGCGCGCTCGACGGATATCCCGGCTTCGTCATGGCGATCAACATGGCGTGGTACGAATTCATGTCCAACGCCAAGAGCCGGGAGATGCAGATCCAGGAACGCATCGACGCTCGACGCCGAGAGGTGGACGGCGGTGGCTGA
- a CDS encoding polysaccharide deacetylase family protein: MVTTSEQSGLPGSARPSGVRHVLSFDIEDWFHIVDVPAVDDPAQWLELSRRSSIVERYTDLILDLCRKHQTRATFFVLGWIADRHPELVARVAAEGHELATHSFWHRRVYTLTAQEFLEDLRRSIDAITAAAPGASVRGFRAPSFSITPGSEWAFDTILRAGLAYDASLFPGPRGHGGYDCPRGPHVVETPKGARLVELPMSVAPVGLGPLRHRMCYSGGGYLRLLPSSMIHQGIEHEAAQGRGTVVYLHPRDFAPDCPRVSMPPARKFKCYVGLSSTTTKLERLLDRYEWMPCVDALADFFERPDPSQPSNSRGAQEATL; the protein is encoded by the coding sequence ATGGTCACGACCAGCGAACAATCCGGCCTTCCAGGCAGCGCTCGCCCGAGCGGCGTACGGCACGTGCTGTCCTTCGACATCGAGGACTGGTTCCACATCGTCGACGTCCCAGCCGTCGATGATCCGGCCCAGTGGCTCGAGCTCAGCCGACGTTCGTCGATCGTCGAGCGATACACCGACCTGATCCTGGACCTCTGCCGCAAGCACCAAACGCGCGCCACCTTCTTCGTGCTGGGGTGGATCGCCGATCGCCATCCGGAACTCGTCGCGCGGGTCGCGGCAGAAGGGCACGAGCTGGCGACCCACTCGTTCTGGCACCGACGCGTGTACACGCTCACCGCCCAAGAATTTCTCGAGGACCTCCGCAGGTCGATCGACGCCATCACCGCGGCGGCGCCGGGCGCGAGCGTTCGGGGCTTCCGCGCTCCGTCGTTCTCGATCACGCCGGGCTCCGAGTGGGCGTTCGATACGATCCTCCGGGCAGGCCTTGCGTACGACGCCTCGCTCTTCCCCGGGCCGCGAGGCCACGGGGGGTACGACTGCCCACGCGGCCCGCACGTTGTCGAGACGCCCAAGGGCGCTCGGCTCGTCGAGCTGCCGATGAGCGTCGCGCCGGTCGGCCTCGGTCCCCTCCGCCACCGCATGTGTTACAGCGGTGGGGGGTACCTCCGGCTTCTCCCTTCCTCGATGATCCATCAAGGCATCGAGCACGAGGCCGCGCAGGGCCGTGGCACGGTCGTGTACCTGCATCCGCGCGACTTCGCACCAGACTGTCCTCGCGTGTCGATGCCTCCGGCCAGGAAGTTCAAGTGCTACGTCGGGCTGTCTTCCACCACGACGAAGCTCGAGCGATTGCTCGACCGGTATGAGTGGATGCCTTGCGTCGACGCGCTCGCGGACTTCTTCGAACGACCGGATCCGTCTCAGCCCAGCAATTCGCGCGGAGCGCAGGAGGCAACCCTATGA
- a CDS encoding formyltransferase family protein codes for MSAPAQTTPAAKPQSSQAEPWELPVPGRPLRKYVFIQDDPFYLPKVLDKYLREHADTTAGVNVQSVQQGKRTVFQTALDLYKLYGFRYFQWKLRNYAWRKLRAKLPGGSGQLSVASVARKYGVAVRGSGDVNSEQFRAMLRDEGVEFIVSISGTQLYRKALRTQTTYGIVNCHGALLPKYRGLMPSFWTLANGEKQGGVSVHYVDAKLDNGPIITQKRYTIHPHDTLEDIMARGKDLAAEAILEAVRAVEFGPRELLPNPESEMSHFSMPTRADVKRLKAHGHRLS; via the coding sequence GTGAGTGCCCCAGCCCAGACGACGCCCGCGGCCAAGCCGCAGTCCTCGCAGGCCGAGCCCTGGGAACTGCCCGTTCCCGGCCGCCCCCTGCGCAAGTACGTCTTCATCCAGGACGATCCGTTCTACCTGCCCAAGGTGCTCGACAAGTACCTCCGAGAGCACGCCGACACCACCGCCGGCGTCAACGTCCAGAGCGTCCAGCAGGGCAAGCGCACGGTGTTCCAGACGGCCCTCGATCTCTACAAGCTCTATGGCTTCCGTTACTTCCAGTGGAAGCTCCGCAACTACGCGTGGCGCAAGCTGAGGGCCAAGCTGCCCGGGGGCTCGGGCCAGCTCAGCGTGGCCTCGGTCGCGCGCAAGTACGGCGTTGCGGTCCGTGGCTCGGGCGATGTCAACAGCGAGCAATTCCGAGCAATGCTCCGCGACGAGGGCGTCGAGTTCATCGTGTCCATCAGCGGGACCCAGCTCTACCGCAAGGCGCTCCGCACGCAGACAACCTACGGCATCGTGAACTGCCACGGCGCACTCCTGCCCAAGTATCGCGGCCTGATGCCCAGCTTCTGGACGCTCGCCAACGGCGAGAAGCAGGGCGGCGTCAGCGTGCACTACGTCGATGCCAAGCTCGACAACGGACCCATCATCACCCAGAAGCGGTACACGATCCACCCGCACGACACGCTCGAGGACATCATGGCCCGTGGCAAGGACCTGGCCGCCGAGGCGATCCTCGAGGCCGTCCGCGCGGTGGAATTCGGGCCGCGAGAGCTCCTGCCGAATCCGGAGTCCGAGATGTCGCACTTCTCGATGCCCACCCGCGCCGACGTGAAGCGGCTGAAGGCCCACGGGCACCGGTTGTCCTAG
- a CDS encoding glycosyltransferase family 4 protein yields the protein MAGPDQHEKPTLLVLSQVYVPDPASVGQHMHDAAAELASRGLDVRVLASSRGYDDPSKKYDVREVRDGVNIRRLPLSSFGKASIPIRLLAAALFMLQCVWHGLTVRRLSGILVSTSPPMAAMAALVIASLRRVPITYWVMDLNPDQMIELGKLRPGSVPVRMYDAFNRRILKRAKGVVALDRFMAERLQKKVDVSHKLHVMPPWPHEDSLESVEHADNPFRDEHGLQGKFVVMYSGNHGFSTPISTVLQAALRMQDRDDVVFMFIGGGVGKREVDAAIAEHQPPNVVSLPYQPMERLRYSLSAADVHLVSVGDAVVGVVHPCKVYGAMAVGRPILLLGPDPCHVSELLREHEIGWQISHGDVDGAVETINQMAAVPRDTLQEMGRRAMSLVESRYGKERLCGDFCDVVMGGLNSPTPQPVPARAVEETSP from the coding sequence ATGGCAGGGCCCGACCAGCACGAAAAGCCGACGTTATTGGTCCTCAGCCAGGTCTACGTGCCAGACCCGGCAAGCGTGGGCCAGCACATGCACGATGCGGCTGCGGAGCTGGCCTCGAGGGGGCTCGACGTCCGCGTGCTGGCCTCCAGCCGTGGCTACGACGATCCGTCGAAGAAGTATGACGTCCGAGAAGTCCGCGATGGCGTCAACATCCGGCGGCTGCCGCTGTCGAGCTTCGGCAAGGCATCGATCCCCATCCGGCTGCTGGCCGCGGCGCTCTTCATGCTCCAGTGCGTATGGCACGGGCTCACGGTCCGGCGTCTCAGCGGCATCTTGGTGAGCACGTCTCCGCCCATGGCCGCCATGGCCGCGCTCGTCATTGCCTCCCTCCGTCGGGTGCCGATCACGTATTGGGTGATGGATCTCAACCCCGACCAGATGATCGAACTCGGGAAGCTGCGACCGGGTAGTGTGCCCGTGCGGATGTACGACGCGTTCAATCGGCGGATCTTGAAGAGGGCCAAGGGCGTCGTGGCGCTCGACCGGTTCATGGCCGAACGCCTCCAGAAGAAGGTCGACGTCTCGCACAAGCTCCACGTGATGCCGCCGTGGCCCCACGAGGATTCGCTCGAGTCGGTCGAGCACGCGGACAATCCGTTCCGCGACGAGCACGGCCTGCAGGGCAAGTTCGTCGTCATGTACTCGGGCAATCACGGGTTCTCGACGCCCATCTCGACGGTGCTCCAGGCCGCGCTGCGGATGCAGGATCGCGACGACGTCGTGTTCATGTTCATCGGCGGGGGCGTCGGCAAGCGCGAGGTTGATGCGGCCATCGCCGAGCACCAGCCGCCCAACGTCGTTTCCCTTCCCTATCAGCCGATGGAGCGGCTGCGGTACTCGCTCTCGGCCGCCGACGTCCACCTGGTCAGCGTCGGTGACGCCGTCGTCGGCGTCGTGCACCCGTGCAAGGTTTACGGCGCCATGGCGGTCGGACGGCCCATCCTCTTGCTGGGTCCCGATCCGTGCCACGTATCCGAGCTCTTGCGCGAGCACGAGATCGGGTGGCAGATCTCGCACGGCGACGTCGATGGCGCCGTCGAGACCATCAACCAGATGGCCGCCGTTCCCCGCGACACGCTTCAAGAGATGGGGCGACGAGCGATGTCGCTCGTCGAGAGCCGCTACGGCAAGGAGCGGCTGTGCGGCGACTTCTGCGACGTGGTCATGGGCGGCCTGAATTCGCCGACCCCGCAGCCGGTGCCCGCCCGCGCCGTCGAGGAGACCAGCCCGTGA